The following nucleotide sequence is from Apium graveolens cultivar Ventura chromosome 4, ASM990537v1, whole genome shotgun sequence.
GTCATGTCAAGGGGAGGAACTAGGGGGAGGGAAGGGAGCCCGGTCTCCGCCAACCCGGAATAATctcaaaattttaatataaaattttaaaatttactatAAAAAAAATTTTTGGTCCCcctagatttaaaaaaaaaaatttgaaattgagaattgattatacaaaattttattgattttgttaattatttCATTCAAAATAATATTGATTAGATGGAAATCATGGAATTTGTTcattaatcttaataattaataaataaacatataagATAAAGATAGTACAATTTGAAACAAAAAAAAGATGCTAAAAACTAAAGTCTAAAAACAGGACATACTTGTTCAGTTGTTCTGCTCCGGTCCCAAAATCCCCGATACACACTATACATACAAGTTATAAAATTACAAACCATAATATCATCTCTCTTTATCTACTCTACCTTTGCATCTAATCCGTAAATATGAGTAAGAGAAAAGAGATTACATCCTATTTTCAACCCAAGAAGAAGCAAACAACTACTTGTGAAGATGAAGAACCTTCTGCCGCCTCAATTGAAGTCACTGGAGATGAAGTTGAGCCTCTGATTTTTGGTGGGATAAATAAAAACTCCGAGCAAAATCCTCAAAATCCAGAGATTGTTAATGAAGGTATTGATTCTGAGAACACTGATGAAATTATTGATTTCAATTCGTTAATACGTGATTCTGCTATTTTGTCTCATCATAATCTTAATGTCCAGAATATAAGAGGTCAAGGATATGATGGTGCCAGTAATATGTGTGGTGAGTGGAATGGGCTGCAAGCCTTGTTTCTTAAAGATTGTCCTTATGCATATTACATTCATTGTCTAGCACATCAATTACAATTAGCACTTGTGAATGCAACAAGAGAAGTACCTCAGATTCACACTTTCTTTCAAAATATGGTCTTTATTATCAATGCGGTTACTAGTTCTTCTAAGCGGCATAATAAGTTGCAAGCTAATCAAATTGCTGAAATTGAACATTTAAAGGAAATAGAAGAGACTCAAACAGGTAATTGTATGGAAGATGAATTTCTTAGAGATTATTTGATAGTGTATATTGAAAAGGAGATTGCAGAGACCATTTCTGACGAGAAGATCattgattctttttatttgaTCAGAGAACGGCGTGCACATCTCAAATAAATCGGTATGTTTtctacttttatttattttgttcCCCCCATGTTAGATTCCTGGTTCCCGCCCTGGTCATGTCTTGTATCCTCACAAGAGTCTCACTAAGTTCCTTCTGGATATTAAGTTTGTCAAATTTTGTTGCGCAGAAGAGCAGTTATGCTGTGTGTGTTCTTAAACGGCTCATCCGTACTTAATTTGGCAATGCAAATGTACATCTATTCCCTTTACTTGAAATATGCAACTATTAGTCATTTCCAGGTCCCGTTGGCTAAGAGCACATtgttttttttatctttttagtTACAACTATAGCAATTGTTTGTCATAGCAAAGATAATGTGTTTTTATATTTGCATTTTTTAAAGACCATAAACTTagtaattaactaattattataCGCTGTAAAATTGCTTGTATTGCTTATCTTAGCGGCGGATTCCGAACTCGAACTCGAACTCAGTGGGGCATTATGTACTACTTAGATGACTATGTTGACCACAAACAGTGGTccaatttcaaattatttttttatcaattttactagattttttattttcttaatatTTAAGTGTTAAAAATTAGTATTTAAACTCTTTAAATTTCAATTTTTGATCATATCACTGTAAATAAAATTGAATATgactaaaaattatgaaaattttagtAGGATTGTAGGGCACTTAATTTTTTTAGTGAGtgtattttataaaatatacatatttttatcttaaatttttaataaaaatcattaattttttattttgtgGGGCACGTGTTCCGGTTGGTCCATACATGAATCAACATTTTACTTATCTCATGTAAAAATTGAGCATTATTGCAGGATGCAAGACATGGATGCGATACATATATTGTAATATTTGGGATACGACGTGTAACTATTCTTATTAATAagtaaatattatgtgattattatatgaattttggtgaattatctgtgaagtgttatctgtgtttggatatgtaaatatgatataattttagtattataattttttttataagtccaaaataaagtatagataattgtgatatttttctatcaatttttatgataatttatgattttataaataatttatggACTTAATAActtatttttccgagtatttataaactattttatacaatcggaaACCAGCCGATATCAACCATTTTTATGTTTCTATAACCCGAAACTgttccgagaactccttcctaacctaattgcaatattccgaccatttttcatgtttcgactttttcgatccgacgtACGGTTTGTCATGTGCGGTTCCCGATGCAATATTTTCaatacaaaatttgtttcggtaaattgataaaactcgtattttcgataaacgggatctttttattaaactattataattatcacctcgtaatatgtgtaaccagacgctgagaccaagactgtagtacaaattgtacagatttggataattatcccgaaaactggtatcgtttggatctgtttttataaataaacgtactattttatatccggaatgatccaacggggtactaatattccgtaattataaatagcctttaccgtattttattttgtacataaaatcatttgcaaatagttaaatagataattatccagagaaatgAACCGTGTTGTTcgtgttcttcgtaatcaaacaaagatttgaatacgttattggaatccgatggaggcgtatgaatagtcaaatcgaagctctcgacgAGACGATCGTATCTGTATCAAAATCATCGAATAAGGTTAAATACTTATTAATTTCGTATTTTCAGATTTTCTTTTGAATTCAGTTTTTAAGTTTGAAGGTTTGTTTGAATGTTTTGATGATGGATTATGATTAATCCTGAGTTTCTGAGGATTGATTTAGTGTATAAACTCGTTAATTTTGGTCCAGTATTGGGTGAAAACGAGTTTTTGGGTTTTGTCCagtttttaattcgaatttttggatttgttcttgagtttttgatTGATTTTGATTATGTGAATATATTGTAGACGATTAGAGCTTTATTTTGGTACCAAAATCATTGATTTTGGTTCAGAAATATGTAAAAACGATTGTTTGACCGAAGTTAGATTTAAGCTCGCCGGATTTTCTTTGAATTTGGCCGAAAAAGTTGCCTGGGCCGTTGATGCTTGATGATAATGGGCTGGCAGAGATGCTGGGATGATGTTTGATCGATTGGAACTAATAAATCAAAGAAAACGATTCGAAATAGGCTTGAATTAAGGTCACCGGATTCCGGCGAACCCGCCGAAAACTGGGTTGTTGCCCAGAATCCGGTCGGTGTTCTTGCCGACCCGGATTATTCCTCGTGACCCGGTTATTGACCCAATaacaacccgggtttgatcctcctGAATCCTAAACCCAGTTCTGAAATCTTGTTTCTAAggatttttgattaaaaactAATTCAAAATTCTTTTCTATTTCTAAAAATTgatattttaattccaaaattcattattattaattttaaaaatttattttaatctcaaaaataaatctagattatttaattaattaattttagttaataattagttatttaattagtcaattaatttaaatattagttgattaattaatttaattacttattaattaatttaattgattaaattatcTGGATTTAATTTTTTCTCTTGattttaaaattccgaaaaatagtttcgagcttttaaatatctttttaaattattttcaaggctcgataattattataaaattattttatgatcCGATTCGGGTGTCCaaactctattatttaattataaactGACTcagagtcccgttttaattccgaaaaatatttaaaaattcgtattaaataccgggaaaatcattttgacctcgaatcttctttgaaaaattattttaattgaatatcttgcgtgttatgtgctacgtgctatcggagattaatcggaccgattaatcggaacattaatcggaggaatataaatattatttttaatttttataattatataatgatcaacatgtcaaatatttttttgaaaaaaaaaattagaattgtattaaacaatatctacacatttgacatgtgttatgtactaattattgaatttacaatattaactatattttaattcacatttttaaattaattataatatgttatttttatattttaagtgagaaaataaatatattagattactttttacttcttaccaatactttatattataaattgacatgatattgtgtgaaattatgaaattaatgatttaaattataaaaacgtaaaaaaatatttttttaattattttccgccTAGACCACCTTGGACCGATTTTTGACCACCTAGCCCGCCTAATCtcgattttgacccgattttttgaaaaaatgCCTAAATCACCGCCTAGGTCCGAGTCGAGGCGTTTTACCACCGTCTAGCGCCTAGGCGGCCGCCTAGACCGATTTTTAGAATACTGACTATAATACATTTAAATTATAACTTGGAGTGGGTTCAATAATTCTTACCATAGATAAAGAAATTTCAAATTTATCAATATATATTATTGTCCTTTAAACTGGCAACACAAATAAGAAAGTGAATTATTTTGTAAACTTATATTTTTGTTAAAACCTTAGGGAAAATAGATTTTTGCATCACCCAACTTATCGTGTTTTTACGAACTTACGATTCaactattttttttcttttactcaCTAATGTTAGATTCGTATTTGTTTTTAGTCACTAACGTTAGGTTCAGATTTGATTATTAGTATTATGCCAATTTTTGgtagcattattaaaatatagtggtagtctgtaatattttaatgatttgataTATGTCTATATCTTTATATAGAGTACTCCATATGTCCCCCAAGATTTTTACCTTGGTGATGAGAGTTTGACAAGCATTTTAAGACTCCTAAAAGATGTAGTTTGACAAGCATTTTGGGTCGGTTCGAATTGCATGAAGGATTTGTGATTGGTGATTTCATTGGATTTTTGAAAGTGTCGTTTGGTAAAATATTGAtatgtaattttttaatttttttataagtaCTTTATAATCAGTTTGCTAATTTTATTATATTgactatttttttatttttttattttccaATAATTTTAGTACAGATTGTGATGCATCTCCCTAATAATTTTGGTTTTGAGTTTAGTACCCTGCCTAAAAAGTAACAAACGTATATGAATTGATTTTATGTGTCTGTTTAGAATGTATATACATCTGTTCTGACCAGATGTTTAAAATAATATGCGTCCTTCCTATAACATACGTATATAATTCAGATATTATACGACTCCTTCATATGCCTAGCAAACTCAGACACATATAAACTTTCTTATAAGACACATATGATACTTTTTGTACTAGTTatcactatattttaataatgctatAAAAAATTGACAAAATACTAATAATCAAATCCGAACCTAACGTTAGTGGCTGAAAAAATCcgaacctaacattagtgagttaaacaaaaaaaattacaGTTCAGTGGTAAGTTTCTAAACACACAAAAAAAGTTGGGTGACGAAAAAATTAATTTTCCCAAAACCTTATAACTAACGAATTACAGATTTCAGAATTTAGTTAGTAATTTGTAATTTATCAACAATTTTTGAGTGATTTATGGATTATCTTTGGATCAAATATTTTCAGTTAATTAAGGAATTAGCAAACGAGTCAATTTTTCATTAGACAATTCTTGAAAAACGGCCCATTTATATGACCATCGTTTATATGACCATAGTAGAGGCGGGGATCTTTTTTTTACAGTTACAGCTCTCCACTATTGACGacgacccgacccgacccgacACGCATTTGTTACCCAAAATGAAGAAACAGAGCATTGTAACTTCCGGCAAGATGATCTCCGACGATTTATTGACGGAGATTTTCGTCAGGCTTCCGGTGAAAACATTGCTCCGTTGCAAATCAGTCTCCAAACCCTGGTTATCCCTAATCTCAAACTCTAATTTCATCAAATCACACCTCAAGCGCACTATTACAACACCAGGAGCTGATCAAACTATCCTCGTCTTCGGAAGAAATAATGATTCAATCTCTCCTCTCAATCTCGATCCTCCCGAAATCGAGCCTCCTCTCGGCTTTCCTTTCTGTAGAGGTGATTTCCCTTTTCATTGCTATTTGGAAATTGTTGGTTGTTATAATGGCATTGTTTGTGTTTGCGCTTCTCATTGCCCCGCTGATCCCGATATTGACATCGACTGCTTTGCTAAGAATTTCTTTAAACGTAATGATCCTAATATTTACTTGTGGAATCCTGCTACTAAACGTTCCAAACTCATTCCGCAAACTAATTTACGTCCCCAAAAAAAGTCATTGATGGCTATAGGGTTTGGTTTTGATCCTTTGTGTGATGATTTTAAGATTGTTTGGGTATTTAATTCGTATAATGAACAGTCTTGTCCTGCGTACCAGCTCTATTCCTCTGATACGAAGCACTTTTATGCTGAGGTTTATTCCTCAAATACAAATTCTTGGCGCAAGGTAGAATCTAAGCTCACTGATAGTTTCCAGTATGCTTATTTCGATGTTTTCGATGTTTGTGTGAACGGTTTGTTGTGTTGCATTGGGGGGTCTGGTATGCTGACGGCTTTCGATTTAAACAAGGAGGTGTTTACATGTGGTGTTTGGCTACCTGATAAATCTTCTGATTCTTTTTACAATCGCATTACCGAATTTAATGATTCCATCGCTGTCATTACCAGAAACTGTAAGAAAAATGAAAGGAAAAGGAAATATGCTTTTAACTTGTGGATGTTGGATGATGAGGCATGCCTTCGTGGTGCTGGACCTGAGGCATCGTGGACTCTAGGGCTTACTATTGATGTCGATGACTCGTTTCCATGTGTTTTTGGACGATTCAACTGTGGTGATATCCTGCTTGAAACTGATGATAAAGGATGGATTTTGTGTAACTCTGACAGGAAAGAGGCCAGAGATGTCCCACTTTCCATTAACATCCATCGTCGTATCATCAAGTATAACGAGAGCTTGGTTTCAATCGTAGGATCCAAACAAGTCAACTGGAATGCTCATGAAGATGATAGTTAGGAAATCATCACTCTTTCTGGTTTTCTGGTGGAGTGGTGGTGTTTGATGTTGACACTATTTCTATTATTGTATTTTCTTTGGCTTTTACTATGAATTAATGCGGAATCTGCCTTGTAACGAATAGACCAAACCTTATTCTAGTTTCTCTTTTGTATGTTCCAAATGACATTGCTTCTGCATTGCTGATGCGTGGAGACTTAACTTTCTGGTTTTTATATTTGTTGCTTTGTCCTTAACATTTATAAATATATGAATTATATAACATGGATACTACATATGCCACATACACATACCTTTTCCCCTCCATGGTTTACCGGGTACTTGGTATTTTATATTAATACAATGAAAAATGGAACAGTTGCTGCAACTTACAACTTGCTTATTTGCGTTTATATGTTAATATTGGAAGTACCTGGAGTCTTTAATGTGGTCTGGAGCCCATTTAATCTCCTTCCCAGTTAGTTGATGGTTGATTCTATTAATTACATGAGCTTCATGAAGGTAAACAAATGGATAGATAAATGACCAATAAATATTCTTCGACGTAATTATATTGCAAGACCAAACTATCCTGAAACTTGCCGTATAGCCAAAATGCTGCCTGTATAGCATCATTGGGCAGTGAGTTTGAACGCATGCTATGTGCCTTTCTGAGTTCGTTGATGCAGCTATTCACAACTGATCATTTGTACATATATGCTTGTGCGTTTTTCCTGTTGGTTCATTTGTAATTAGTGTGCTTTAACTTTAAGAAACTACAAAATTGACGGCAGACTGAGAATGGATGTaaaagttagagcaattgaaagCAAAAAGGTAGGATGATCGTTGTGACCATTTCCCTGACGGTACTGACCTTTCCTTTCGGCAATTTTTTTCTTCCAGTATTTTTGTTgagtatatatacatacatgctATTAAAGATCAGATATGGTAAGAGTAATATCATTCATCTATGTACTTCCAAGGAATTCTATTACATGTCTCACTGCTCATGTTTATCTGTTCTGAATACTAAATTTATTTATTGCATCAATCTATTGCAACTTTTGATTGGTTACTTGTCAGTATCTATAATACCTCATGAAACATAATTGCAAAATTTCCTAAGGATACTCTTTGATCAGATTTGCTCAATTGACCTTATTTACCTGTTCAGAGCTAGCGAAAACGCTTCACAGTAATCTGACCGTTGGGTTGCTTTCTTGATTATTAGACGGTTTGGGAAGATCACTCTGGAAACATACACAGTTTCACATTTGGCTATGGTATGTAGACATGTTAATCAATGTAGGACCTATATTTGTTTGTTATATTAACATAGGATCAATTATGAATAGAAAATTGTCTATATCTGAAGAGAGCAATTATCAAACAATTTTTTGACCAATTCAATATCTTCCAGACATGCTCAATTTTTGTTCAACAGCTATTTCAAAGGGATGCACAAACAATAACTCTTCAAGCTCTGGAAAGTGTCAAAGCTGCTCATGCGAGCAGCGAAATCGAGCACAAAGCAGAGGCTAAGAAAAAACTATACCTCGTAAATCAGCTGGTCAAGCTCGGGAGGATCCTACTCTTGCAGAGTTGCTGGGAAGTATGTTCCGCTACCTAGATATTGGTTTTTGATTAATTAACAATCATGAAATATTTTTATACCTGTGCTAAACTTAATCTTACTTTGAtaaatattctaaaattattacTATGTTTAAGAGGAACATGTTTTAGGTTGCTAGAGATTAGTATTACTTGTCCATGTATAGGTGCACCATGGCATAAAGGTTTCTCTGGAGTGCTAAGCGCGGGGCTTGAAATATATAAATATAGGGGCAAAAAGAATTTACTGCCTACTGCCATGTACAGGTGTACTGTGGCTTCAAGGTTCCTCTGGAGTGATAAACGCAAGGCTTGagatatataaaaataaatctatTTATGCACATATAGAGAGATACCTAAACTCAGTAAGTACCAAATGAAGCATGTTACCTTTTATTTAGAACCAAAAGTCAAATGAGAAAAATCTATCAATATGATTTAACGTAAAACAAAAAAGGAAAGTACCACTATTTGCAAGTTCAATGTATTGATGTAGTTATATCTTTGTTGAACAGGCTCAATAGCTACTTCAGAGAGATGCACAAACAATAATACCTTAAGCTCAAAAAAGTGTCAAAGCTGCTCTTGTGAGAAGCGAAATTGAGCACAAAGTTGAGAATTGATTAAAAGTTATACCTCGTAAAGCAGCTGGTCAAGCTTGGGAGTATCCTACTTTTGCAGAGTGGCCGGAGAGTATGTTCTACTActtaaatattgatttttgatTAATGAACAATTCATAGTTTTGTTTGTACCTGTGCTAAACTTGATTTTACTAGATAAAAATTCTGATATATTAATATGTTCAAAAGCAACTTGTTTTTAGGTTGCTAGAGATTAGTATACTTACTTACAAATGGCTAATTTAATTGAAGTCTGTAGAACAAATGAAAAGAAAGATGAACCCAGAAGAAGATTATACCTAAAATGAGTATCGTTAACTTGTGGGCATCGGATGATGAGTCTTGACTTCATGGTGGTGGAGTTGAGGCATCATGGACCATGATGCTCAGTATAGTGTAGAAGTTCCAGTGGTTTTGTTTATGGCTATTTCAGAAGAGGTGATATTCTGCTAAAAAATGAAAATGGCAGCTGGTTAATGTACAACTGCGACAAAAAAGAGGCGGAGTCTCCCTGTTTTTAATGGTAGTATGGGTCTATTTGTAAAGTATGAGAAGAGCTTGGTTTCAGTCACAAGATTCAAACAAGTCAACAGAATTGTTCCTGGAGATGATAATTTGGACACATCTTTATTAGCGAATCTGGTAGTTTCAATGCTGAGGCTATCCAGAATGTGCTTCCCTTTTTTATTATTGCATTTTCTTTTCATAGACGGCTAGACTTGGTGTATGTTTGGATGCTCTTAAATTCAACTTAAATGGGTGGAATGTCCAGTTAGCATTTCTCTCAGCTGTTAGGCAAACAAACTGAAACGCCCAATTCTGAAAACGTGGAAAGTTGAATGTTAGCAGGATGCTACTTTCTCACTTCCTTTTGCTGATTATTATCATCAACCACTGGTTCTGCATGTAACGTAACAAGAGCTCACCAACTGTGAATACGTTACATTCTAAGAAAAAATAATTGAGAAATTCCTAAAAATAtcaattttatatatttttttgtgattttactattttttgattttttttgtaaatttacgaaaattaaccaaaatcaaaaaGATATTCAATTAATTGAATGAAGTTTTTTTTTGGTTTCATTTGAGGTTGCATGAGTTTGCATTTAGTTGTTGAAACTTGTCAAATTTGCATTTAGTTATTCGCCAAAAAccgtatttttacaaaaaaaaattgaaaaatagaatttttacaaattaaaaagtatttttgcaaaaaCATTTTTACACTTGGTTATTTTTCAAAAAACCCCAAAATAATTTAAACCAGTAATAAACTAACAAAAATTGCTCAATTTCTTATtctttatatttaaatttttaaaagtTGTATCAATATTTTTTTcctgttttttttaaaaaattttagaATTGATAAATAAACTCCTCATTTTTATGATTTAAACTTCAACTTTgcttttttaaacattttattaataaatttaatCATAAATTCTCAATTCTTCGAGTTCAATGATTTTGTCTTTCCTTTACTAATATGGCTTATTgtcaaataaagctataaaatcTTGCTCAAGTTcatttgattttgtttttttacATAGTAATTGTGTCATTTATATGTCAATTAGAATTTAAATAATGGTAAAATAACGAATTTAAATAATAATCCGTGGAATTTAATTATTGATTCTcataatttatatattaaaatttataatttatatattaaaattattaattcatgtgatttataatttatgttttaattttgttttagaaaaaagttataatttattataaCTTATGATTTACCAAATATATTATTAACTAACTTATACGTACAATTATTCAAATACCTAAATAATTTATAAGTTATGATATTTATATCACATTACACTTTTCAATTTTAAGTTATAAAttacatttttaaaaaattccaaaTAAACGATGGCAGTATATAATGCTCTTTTTGTTATGTCCCATATATATTCATACTTTTTCTAATTTCAAGATTAGATGTATAACCCTGCATTTCTATTTTTGGGAGGTTTAAAGTCTGGACAACAAGAACTTATGGCAAGACTGATGGAAAAAAGGACTGTATGAGTTTAACATGTCCTTCGGTTATGGAAAGCCAAATAGCGGTTGATTTTAACATATTCTGTTTGTGAGGAATTTGATACAATATTAGGAAAAATTGTTACTGAAATAATGAAAGAATTGCAAAAATTTAAGCTAGAAATAGAGCATAT
It contains:
- the LOC141720818 gene encoding putative F-box protein At3g23960, whose product is MKKQSIVTSGKMISDDLLTEIFVRLPVKTLLRCKSVSKPWLSLISNSNFIKSHLKRTITTPGADQTILVFGRNNDSISPLNLDPPEIEPPLGFPFCRGDFPFHCYLEIVGCYNGIVCVCASHCPADPDIDIDCFAKNFFKRNDPNIYLWNPATKRSKLIPQTNLRPQKKSLMAIGFGFDPLCDDFKIVWVFNSYNEQSCPAYQLYSSDTKHFYAEVYSSNTNSWRKVESKLTDSFQYAYFDVFDVCVNGLLCCIGGSGMLTAFDLNKEVFTCGVWLPDKSSDSFYNRITEFNDSIAVITRNCKKNERKRKYAFNLWMLDDEACLRGAGPEASWTLGLTIDVDDSFPCVFGRFNCGDILLETDDKGWILCNSDRKEARDVPLSINIHRRIIKYNESLVSIVGSKQVNWNAHEDDS